The following proteins are co-located in the Telopea speciosissima isolate NSW1024214 ecotype Mountain lineage chromosome 9, Tspe_v1, whole genome shotgun sequence genome:
- the LOC122639203 gene encoding pleiotropic drug resistance protein 3-like, producing MENFFDLDNPDVAFGGNNMTGFTIDTMLKQLESMARELPAFWTRENSPGFTINAPPNGPVNSKSDPDESRELKWDFTKLFVSKSQIAKISILKDVRGVIKPSRMTLLLGPPGCGKTTLMLALSGKLNQSLKVTGEISYNGHRLEEFVPQKTSTYISQHDLHIAEMTVRETLDFSACCQGVGSRAEIMMEVSRREKQAGILPDPDVDTYMKLPIENPAVACPVP from the exons ATGGAGAACTTCTTTGACCTGGACAACCCGGATGTGGCATTTGGAGGAAACAATATGACTGGTTTCACCATTGATACCATGCTAAAACAGTTAGAGAGTATGGCAAGAGAACTACCTGCATTTTGGACCAGAGAGAATTCTCCTGGTTTCACCATTAATGCCCCTCCTAATGGTCCAGTCAACTCGAAATCAGACCCTGATGAGTCTAGAGAGTTAAAATGG GACTTTACCAAGCTGTTTGTGTCAAAGTCTCAGATAGCCAAGATTAGCATTCTCAAGGACGTCAGAGGTGTCATCAAGCCTAGTAG GATGACTCTACTACTTGGTCCTCCAGGATGTGGAAAAACCACCCTGATGTTGGCTCTATCAGGGAAACTAAACCAATCTCTCAAG GTTACTGGAGAGATCTCTTATAATGGTCACAGACTGGAAGAGTTTGTTCCCCAAAAAACATCCACTTATATAAGCCAACATGATCTGCATATAGCTGAGATGACTGTGAGGGAAACACTTGACTTTTCTGCATGTTGTCAGGGTGTTGGAAGTCGAGCAG AGATTATGATGGAGGTTAGCAGAAGGGAGAAGCAAGCTGGAATCCTCCCAGACCCAGATGTTGATACTTATATGAAG CTTCCCATAGAAAATCCTGCTGTAGCTTGTCCAGTTCCCTGA